Within Candidatus Melainabacteria bacterium, the genomic segment GGTGCGACTACTGGAACAGATCCTTGCGCAGCTTGCGTGGATTTTGCCAGCCCATTTCGTCAAGGGCAGTGTCGAAATCGACGCGACTGCGACTGCAGTAGTTCAAAGCGATGATGCATTGTTCCAACTTCAAGAAGCCTTCTCGAATCATGGGCAGACAAATCACGGCCGCATCAAAGGTCTGTTTATCGAGCTTTCCAGCCGCCTGCAAAAGTTGAGCGATATCACCGCCGACTTTTGACCGTGTGGCAGCAGCAGCGTTCAAATCGCTTTGCGTTAACAAACCGGCTTTCACCAGCAAATCGAACGCGGCCTTCGCCTGCGCTCCACTATGTGGTCGTACTTCGTTCGGCTTTTTCTTTTGCACTTCAGGCAATACGACCGAATCAAAATCAGTCAGATACTCACCGATTGCCTGTCCCTTCGAGTGAAACTTGAAAAGCCCCTTAGCTGCTTGTTCAGGCGTACAAAGTCCCTCTTCGACCAGAGTTTGAAGTTTCAAAGCCGCATCGAGTGTCAGTTCAGAGATCAATGTTGATTCCAGAAGCAGCTTCCCAAGCTGAATTTTGGCTCGTTTGGAGACAAGATTGTAGTCAACCGGCAGCTTAGCAGTAGGAGCGCTACCGCCAGCTAAAGACGAAGATTCCTGGGGAGCCTGAGGCGGAGGAGCCTGTGGGGGAGCGCCGGCAGGAGGATAAATTTGCCCCGGAGGATACGAGGTGCCCGGTGGTTGCTGCTGCGGGTAGTTGGCAGGTGGCTGACCTTGAGGCGGGTATGGCCAACCAGGTGGTGGCATCGCCGGATAGGGCTGACCCGGGTAGTAAGGCGGATAGCCATATTGAGCAGCCATATTCGGGTCCATAGGCGGATAAGCCATGTTCGGGTCCATCGGAGGATAGCCCGGCATCGGATACATCGGAGGATAGTAGCCAGGTGGAGGCATCTGCGGCGCGACCGGCTCCGGAGGTGGCGGCGGCGGTGGCGGCGGTGGTGGAGGGGGTGGCGGCGGCTCAGCAGCTGCCTTGGGAATAGGGTCACCCATCGTCGACATACAGACAACGTCATACATTATCGGAATATCGCCCGGAGCATACGGATTAGCCCAGTGCAACTTGGATTCTTGACCATACTGCTCATAAAGCGACCAGATCGGACCGTCGCCGTTAGACTGCCATTCGACGCCCAATATCCACAACTGCATGGGCTTATTGCCCTGCCACGGCAATTCGACCAGGCATCCGCGACGCCCTTTAGCTTCATTGAGCTGGGCTTCTACGGTATAGAGGGAAGGCAGCTTAGACTCGATATCGAGTCTCAAACGGTTAGTATTTCTTTGCTCAGGCTTCGGTTTGTACATGGGCGGCTCGTTTGACTCCGGTTATTTTATTCCCGGAGAACTGACACAGTAGCATCATCGCATATTAACGTTGACACAGTTTCGCTCAACATTGCCAAGATGATCGTAAAATATGGCTGTCCAATAATATCTTGCCCGCAACTGGTATGTGCAAACGCAGCCCGGTTGGCGCACAACTGCCACATCATGAGGGAATTATGACCAGTCATCTGCTCGTTTGCAGTCAGCTACCAGACGACGAGAACGGCGTTATCACAAGAGTAACCGCCGAAAGTGCAGGCTGGGAATTTCTCAACATGGAGGCGCGTCGCCTCGGTAAAGGCCAGACATGGAAACATCAGACCGACAGCAACGAACTTGTGCTGGTCATACTAGGAGGACGTATAAATGTACGTTCGAATCGCGGTGACTGGCTAAACATCGGGCGAAGAGCAAACGTATTCGACGGTATGCCAAACGCTCTTTATCTGCCGCGGGAGACTGAATTTGAGGTGCAGTCTCTGACTGAACATACTGAAATTGCGGCAGCCTGGACGGCGACCGACCAGGAGCATCCGGCACGACTGATTACTGCAGACCAGTCCAAAATCGAAATTCGAGGCGGTGGCAACGCCACCAGGCAGATAAACAGCATCATTGAGCCCGGGTTCGATTGTCATCGTCTTGTCTGCGTCGAAGTGTATACGCCAGGCGGCAACTGGAGCAGTTATCCGCCTCACAAACATGACGTTCATAAGGAAGAGCAAGGAAAGCTACTGGAAGCAGATCTCGAAGAGATTTACTTCTACAAGTTCAATCGTCCAGAAGCTTTTGCTTATCAAAGAGTCTATACAGACGACCGTTCACTCGATGAATCGATTGCGGCATCGAACAATGACATTGTGTTGATACCAGAAGGTTATCATCCAGTTTCTGCGGCTTATGGCTACGATTGCTACTACCTGAACTTTCTAGCGGGCTCAGCACAGTCGCTTGCTGCTACTGATGATCCGGCGCATGCCTGGACACGAGAGACCTGGCACGCAAGAGATCCACGTCTGCCCCTCGTCACACATGCGATGGAAGAGATGGTCCTCTCATGAGCGATAGAAAATACGATTTGATCTGCATGGGTCGCAGTTCCATCGACCTTTACTCAAACGACAGTGGTGCCGAGTTCAAGCACATCACAAGCTTTTCAAGCTTCGTGGGAGGCTGCCCGACTAACATTGCCGTGGGCACCCGCAGGTTGGGATTGAAAACACTTCTGCTCACGGCTGTAGGCGAAGATCCGGTCGGCGACTTCATACTCAACTTTTTGCAAAACGAAGATGTGGAAAGCAAGTTCATTCCACGCAAAAGCGGCTTCAGAAGCAGCGCCGTTCTACTTGGAATAGAACCCCCAGACAAATTTCCGCTCGTTTTCTACCGGGAAAACTGTGCTGATTTCCAATTGACTATGGACGACGTTGACGCGGTGCCAATAGAGGAAGCGAGAGCAATCCTTGTTTCAGGCACAGGTTTGAGCCGAGAACCGAGCCGCAGCGCCACAATCTACGCTGTGGAAAAAGCACGCGCGGCTAAAGTCACTGTTTTCCTCGATCTGGATTTTCGTGCAGACCAGTGGACAAACGGTCCATCCGCCGACATCCGCGCCTACGGAGTGACTGTGCGCAGTATCTTGAACCATGTCGATTTTGTAATTGGCACCCAGGAAGAAATTAAAGCCTCGATGCTGAAAGACAAATCATTCGTGCAAGTCAAAGATTCAAAGATCTCGGCACCAGAAGTGTCAGGTAATGTCGAAGACGGCATCGAGGCGCTTTTGAAAACCGGACTTAAAGCGGTAATCGAAAAGAGAGGCGCCGCAGGTGCAATCGTTCACTTGCCGGGCGGAAAGAGCGAGACTGCTCAACCGTTCAAAGTTGACATATGCAACGTTCTCGGTGCAGGCGATGCCTTCGCCAGTGGTTTCATATATGGTTACTTGAAAGGTTGGAATTGGGCAAAATGCGTGCGCATGGGCAACGCCGTCGGTGCCATCGTGGTAACACGACAGGGTTGCGCAAACTTCATGCCGAGCGAAACTGAAGCTCTCGACTTTGTCAGTTTGCATGGTGGCTTTACAAAGGAATCAGCTGGGGTCCCACGATGAAAAAAACATTGAGTGAACATATCAAGGAAATTACAAGACAACGTATCGAAACACCTGATCTGGGTCGAGTGTTAGCCGAGAAGCGCTTGCGGCGAGAATCGCTGACAACGGATGGACGCCTCAACATCGTGGCAGCAGACCACCCGGCCAGGCGTGTAGTGCAAGCTGGAAGCAATCCGCTGGCTATGGCTGATCGAGCCGATTACTTGCGCCGAATCAGTGAAATCCTCATCGCCGATGCCGCTGACGGTGTCATGGCGACAATGGATGTGCTGGAAGAACTGCTGATACTTTCACATCTGATCGAACAGAGCGGCGGAAAGTCTTTCATCGACAATAAAGTTCTGATCGCCAGCCTCAACCGCGGAGGACTGGCACGAAGCGCATGGGAACTCGACGACCCTGTCACTGGAGCAAATCCACGCACCTGCGCAGATTGGAACCTGGATGGTGCCAAGATGCTACTGCGCATCGACGACGAAGATCCAAACTCTTTAAAGACAATCACTTATTGCACCGAAGCAATTAACCATCTTCTCTATCTCAACCTGCCGATGTTCCTGGAGCCACTGCCTGTAGTGCGCGAAAAGAGCGGACTCCTCAAAGTCAAGAAAGATGCAGAGTCACTGGCAACCATTGTTGGAGTCGCATCTGCACTGGGTGAATCAAGCAGCCGCTTGTGGCTCAAACTGCCATACTGCGACAATTTCCAAATAGTAGCCCAGAGCACCACACTGCCGATTCTGTTATTGGGCGGCGAATCGCAAGACGAGAAGGTTGTGCTGAAAGGAATTAAAGCAGCTCTGGCAGACCATCCTAATGTCTGCGGCACCATGATCGGGCGCAACATTCTCTACTCCAACCAGCGCTCACACGTCAGCATGGCGGAAGAAATCAATGGGCTCGTACACGATCAGATCATCATCATAACTTGAGAGGGAATTGCCGTGAAAACAGTGAAGTTGACCATGGCTCAGGCGCTGGTAAAGTTCATCAAGAACCAATATGTGTGCCGCGACGGCTCTTCACAGCCATTCTTTGCCGGCTGCTTCGGAATTTTCGGACATGGCAATCTGGCCGGAATAGGGCAGGCGCTGCAAGAGCATGAAGACTTCACCTACTACCAGAGTCGCAATGAGCAAGCGATGGTTCACGCGGCAGTAGCCTATGCTCGCACAAAAAACCGGCTACAAACTATCGCCTGCACAACATCAATAGGTCCCGGTGCGACAAATATGGTAACAGGTGCAGCACTTGCCACCATCAACAGGTTGCCCGTTCTTTTGTTACCCGGTGATATATTTGCCCGTCGCGACGTGGCGCCGGTACTGCAGCAGCTTGAATCTGAACACTCTCAAGATATTTCAGTAAATGACTGTTTCAAACCAGTCTCCAGATACTGGGACAGAATCAACCGCCCCGAACAGCTGCTTACAGCTTTGCCGGAAGCGATGCGCGTCCTCACCTCGCCTGCCGAGACGGGTGCTGTCACGCTCTGCTTGCCGCAAGATGTTCAAGCCGAAGCATATGACTATCCGGAAAGTTTTTTTGAGAAACGCACCTGGCATGTAACAAGACTGAGGGCAGACACTGATTCGATTCAGACAGCAGCCGATCTTATCAACTCGAGCAAGCAACCCTTGATCATTGCCGGTGGTGGCACCATCTACAGCGGCGCGTCTGACGTGCTGGCAGAGCTGTCCAAAGTCGCCGGCATTCCTGTAGTTGAAACTCAAGCGGGCAAAGGCTCGCTCCACTATGAACATCCGATGGCACTTGGCGCAATCGGTGTCACAGGAACTAAGGGAGCTAATATTCTCGCCAGAGAAGCCGACTTGATTATCGGCGTTGGCACCAGATATAGTGACTTCACTACAGCCTCCAAGTCGGCGTTTCAAAATGACGATGTAAAATTCATCAACATCAACGTCACCGATTTCGACTCGCACAAGCACAACGCGCTGGCTCTGGTGGGAGACGCGCGCGTCACTCTGGAAGAACTATTACCGCTCGTTCAAAAGGGACAACGAGAAAAATACATTCAAAGTGTGCATGAATATCGCAACGAATGGAACAACATCGTCGAATCCATTTACAATCCCCCTGACCAGCCCGCCGACTCACCAATCAGTCAGGGTGAGGTAATTGGAGTACTGAACGAACTTTCCGCACCGGAAGATGTTGTCGTCTGTGCCGCCGGTAGTTTGCCTGGCGACCTGCACAAGCTGTGGCGCTGCCGAGACGTAAAAGGCTAT encodes:
- the iolC gene encoding 5-dehydro-2-deoxygluconokinase, which codes for MSDRKYDLICMGRSSIDLYSNDSGAEFKHITSFSSFVGGCPTNIAVGTRRLGLKTLLLTAVGEDPVGDFILNFLQNEDVESKFIPRKSGFRSSAVLLGIEPPDKFPLVFYRENCADFQLTMDDVDAVPIEEARAILVSGTGLSREPSRSATIYAVEKARAAKVTVFLDLDFRADQWTNGPSADIRAYGVTVRSILNHVDFVIGTQEEIKASMLKDKSFVQVKDSKISAPEVSGNVEDGIEALLKTGLKAVIEKRGAAGAIVHLPGGKSETAQPFKVDICNVLGAGDAFASGFIYGYLKGWNWAKCVRMGNAVGAIVVTRQGCANFMPSETEALDFVSLHGGFTKESAGVPR
- the iolB gene encoding 5-deoxy-glucuronate isomerase, whose amino-acid sequence is MTSHLLVCSQLPDDENGVITRVTAESAGWEFLNMEARRLGKGQTWKHQTDSNELVLVILGGRINVRSNRGDWLNIGRRANVFDGMPNALYLPRETEFEVQSLTEHTEIAAAWTATDQEHPARLITADQSKIEIRGGGNATRQINSIIEPGFDCHRLVCVEVYTPGGNWSSYPPHKHDVHKEEQGKLLEADLEEIYFYKFNRPEAFAYQRVYTDDRSLDESIAASNNDIVLIPEGYHPVSAAYGYDCYYLNFLAGSAQSLAATDDPAHAWTRETWHARDPRLPLVTHAMEEMVLS
- a CDS encoding aldolase, producing MKKTLSEHIKEITRQRIETPDLGRVLAEKRLRRESLTTDGRLNIVAADHPARRVVQAGSNPLAMADRADYLRRISEILIADAADGVMATMDVLEELLILSHLIEQSGGKSFIDNKVLIASLNRGGLARSAWELDDPVTGANPRTCADWNLDGAKMLLRIDDEDPNSLKTITYCTEAINHLLYLNLPMFLEPLPVVREKSGLLKVKKDAESLATIVGVASALGESSSRLWLKLPYCDNFQIVAQSTTLPILLLGGESQDEKVVLKGIKAALADHPNVCGTMIGRNILYSNQRSHVSMAEEINGLVHDQIIIIT
- the iolD gene encoding 3D-(3,5/4)-trihydroxycyclohexane-1,2-dione acylhydrolase (decyclizing), whose translation is MAQALVKFIKNQYVCRDGSSQPFFAGCFGIFGHGNLAGIGQALQEHEDFTYYQSRNEQAMVHAAVAYARTKNRLQTIACTTSIGPGATNMVTGAALATINRLPVLLLPGDIFARRDVAPVLQQLESEHSQDISVNDCFKPVSRYWDRINRPEQLLTALPEAMRVLTSPAETGAVTLCLPQDVQAEAYDYPESFFEKRTWHVTRLRADTDSIQTAADLINSSKQPLIIAGGGTIYSGASDVLAELSKVAGIPVVETQAGKGSLHYEHPMALGAIGVTGTKGANILAREADLIIGVGTRYSDFTTASKSAFQNDDVKFININVTDFDSHKHNALALVGDARVTLEELLPLVQKGQREKYIQSVHEYRNEWNNIVESIYNPPDQPADSPISQGEVIGVLNELSAPEDVVVCAAGSLPGDLHKLWRCRDVKGYHVEYGYSCMGYEIAGGLGIKMAAPERQVFVMVGDGSYLMMAQEITTAVQEGVKLTIVLLDNHGFGSIGSLSKSLGSGGFGTAYRYRDEHGQLNGEFLPIDFAANAASLGASIWKANNRKELILAINQTKHHPGVSMIVVSITSDKKVPGYETWWDVPVAETSTMAAVQDARTSYERQRKKQVAYYQPSKKTKVEPGKLKEAAVK